Genomic window (Helianthus annuus cultivar XRQ/B chromosome 3, HanXRQr2.0-SUNRISE, whole genome shotgun sequence):
ttttttttttaaataattcccactatatatatataacccACATTCACAccattttttatacaaaacttcacaaactctcccactttcttccaacttttataaaaaaaacccacTTTCTTCTTATTTTTATACAACCATGCATCCTTTCCGCCCTCCTTTTGGTGTCCCCGCTAGACCCgcaaacccgaacacaacccaaccgcaaaccccattcaaccttcaagacatggacccgagcttttTAACTTACGCGGCTTACTTAAGTGGCGCCCCTCCGTTTGTTCCTCCAACTttcggctatggtcaagccggcgggtctcaaccgtcacaacccgaagccgaacccgatgtggaagtcgtaccggagacgcaacccgaaccggtgcaagaaacatcgaaacgcggcaaaaggtcgcataagaagaaggatAAGGACGCACCGAGgcgtacaaaaaatataatcaaatgGACGAAGGAAGAGGAATACGCGTTGACTCGGGCGTATGTCGACATTTCGGAGGACGAAGAGACGGgtaaatattttatataaatattattttacttactttgttattttattttttaacaaacaacttattattattttttttttttttgtagcaaactttcaaacgggtccggttttttgggatagggttcgtgcactcttctttagcacgtggggtcaaggcgaacatcgggacaaagactcgatttctagcaaatggaccgacataAACAACAAGTGTCATGCGTTTCAAGAAGTCTTccaacgtaactacgataatCGCCCGAGTGGTGAAGGTGACGTGGGGGTTTTAACGAAGAGTTTGGAGGAGTTCGAGAGGACAAAAGGCCCTTTCACGTACTACAAGTGTTGGGAGCTACTtcgaaaaagtccaaagtgggcggtagttaacccaatgacgtctagtagtagacgtcgggctaaaaggtcaaaaacatcatcctctGTTGACCCGTCAACTCCGACATCGGATGCCCGCAATGTTGATTTAAATGAGGCGGTGGACGAGGGCATTCAAGAAGAGTTGGCCCGACCCGGCGGTAGAAGAAAGGGAGCCGGGAAAAAAAcggtcgagtcgtcttccgatctcgagttaaaggatgatttcgaggagatgaaccgtcgtctccaagacattcgagatctcggccaccaacgttatgaAATTATGAGGGAACGAGTGGCCGAAACAAAAAaatttaacgagatgcaagaggcgaggcaaatggaaaaggacatcgagtttttgtccaaacctatcgaccacctacaaggcgatgcgttgatccttgcgcaaatgcgtcgccaaaaaattaaagaaaaatatggactctagatcatattatttttttatgtttttttttttatgtttttcagttatttttctttttttttttcagctttttttttttttactttcggttttttctttagtttttttttttttcaagtaatgtaatttttttttaaattaatgaatgttattttatgttttaaattaaaaaaaataattgtgaaatgattgtaaaatgattgaattgggcattatggggcattataccactacaccacttttgctataatgcccccttgctgactaggacgccacatggcgcaaaacgccccatggtgggggcattatagtgttataccactacacatggtctaacaaTGACCATTCTTTTCTTTGAGAAATAAAAATGCTTGTTGATTTCTTTTCTTTGAGAAATACAACGATCATGTAACATTAAATCAGTGCAGTTAGGCAAGGAGTTGTTATCTAAACCAGTATGACGTATCTCTTTTTGAAAAACTGGGTCACGAAAGACCATTGGATTAAATACCCTTGGTCATAACATAATCACCATTTCCGCCGACCATCCTATCCTCTGCTGCAGATGAACTCTTTGCACCGAAGACATCAAAAATAAGTTCGAAAAAAAAGAAGTGAGAGGAAACGATAGAAAAAAGAGGGGCACTTCTCTCTATTTACGTGTTTCAAACCAAGGGGATCTTGCAAAATATAAACTTTGGTGGTCAACTTCAAAACACATAAAACATCCTTGGCGCTAACTACCTTGTGTTATAATAATAACTAGGGGTTAcacccgcgcttcgcggcggggaGACCTGATTTGTGATTCGATATAACAATTGAAAGAGAAAACTTACAAAATAAAGTCGTGGTAAGTACAAAAGTATGTTGACACGTGTTTTACAACTTCTTCATTCCATCTTCACTTACAAACTACAACTTCTTATGCTTCTGCAAATAACATGTAGTTATACACCCCCTGACCCCAGACAACAAATCGACCCACTAAGCTACACTCATCCAAAGAGATAGAGCAATGGATGTCAAGTCTAACCTTGTTCGTCAGAGTACGTACCTGTTTGGGGCGAACCCCTAACTGCCCGGCCATTGCATGTTGTCGGGGACATCGTCTTGAAGCCAGATCGGCTGTGGGATATGGTAACCGGCCGGAACCCTAGTTCCAAATTATGTCGCCGCCTCCCTTAGCTCTCGTACCTCTCCCCGATCTTGTTCTTTTGAGAAAAGTAGTTTGTTGCAACTTCAATCGTCTTAAAATCGTATTGCAAAGATGTACGCTAATAGTCTCCATTCCAACTAAACAATTACAATAAGATATGAAAAAGATAACTTTCAGACTTAATTTAAAGATTCGTATAGAAGTCGCTTTTCAAATAGTCTATCACGGGAATGATCACATACTATACTATAATGTTTTTCTTATTGGTTTTGCAAGAATAACTATAATCAACAATGAAAATTCAAACACTATAAAGCAAAAAGTAAAAACATCATCAGTTTAGTGATATTTATGAATACAAAAATTTACCAGTGTCATTAGTTGAACTTAGTGTCCGTTTCGTAATTAGAGTAGAGAAGCTAGCAGTTTCTTTCTTTGACACACCGTCCTTTTGCCATATTTTTGTAAGAAAGAACCAGATGCCGATTCCAATCAACCCAACAGAGACACATACCACGGGAACGACCACATAAATTATTCTTGCAGTGCTGTTCTTTTTGCCTGCCAGAGTGATCATGgggttttaattttaaaaacttGTAATGCTCAATTGAattaaaatcaaacaaaaaaatcATTAAAGCCAGTTACTGAGAAGTCCTATCACTTATTCACATTTCACATATGAAATCAAATTCCAATGCTAGCATATACAATAGACAAACAGCATTGCAAATTTGCAATAACTACAATCAGTACCTCGAGTCAACTTCGAAGGGACCGAAATAAGCAGAGGATCATTATAAAAATGCTCATTCGAATACCTCACAAAGCAATTCGGATAAAACACCCTTGCTGCCACTGTACCACTACAACAACCACGTAGCTCCCTAActgcaccatccaaacactcacTGCACTGCTCCTTAGACAAATCAGGTGTATATTGCATCATCCCGTAGATGGTCACCGAATCTAGCCCAAACGACACACTTCCAACCGCTAATTTCCTAAACGAATCTCCTCCGGCAACTTCCGCCTGTAACCTAACCGTCAAATTACTCAAAGCACTATCAAACTCACCGGAATCCGAAACCCTAGCCGTGTTAAACAACTCGGCGAACGTATTGTATGAATTGAagctcatatggcatgattttcCAATTGATTTATTGTATTTACAGATTCAATACATGCATAAGACTTTATTTCCTCTTAAAGTGGAGCTATAACACAAATCTGTGTTGTTTGACCGTGAGAATCTAGGGTTTAATATGAGGGAAGCTGGATGCATTCTTTCCCAAAATTCATGATTCCCCTGAGAGTTAACCCAATGTAGTAAATTAAAGATggcctaaattaaaattttgtgaAGAAAAACACTGAAGATTGAAACAGCTAAGAAACTGGTACATCAGAGCAACGATATACATAACCTGGTTTGGAATCGGCAGTCCGCTACAATCAGCAGTCGGTACTGGCGGTGGTGTGAATCAACGATGATCAGTAGCAGATGGAAGGGAGTCGGTAGTGGCGGTGGTGCGCAAGCTGGTCTGTTCTGGAGAGTACGGAGAGGAGGAACAGAGAAGCAAATCGTATGCGTGGATAATCTAGTTGCATGATCTTTGAAAGTACAAAAACACCCTCAAATACTGTAGCAAACACCTGTTATaaattgatatatataataataataaaataataataataataataataataataataaatcaaaATACTATACAAATAGAAAAATAATACCACATATAATACTTATAAAAAGCATAAACTTAAGTTGATATTATTGGTTCATTATGTGGTTACGGAGGTATTGGCAACATAAGGTTCAATTGGTGTAGCAGTTAGTTCATGAGGTGGTGTTAAAAGGTGCTTCAAGAGGTGGTTAATTGTGATATAATAATTTTATTACTAGTAACTAGTGAATTTTTCTCGCGTTTCGCGGCGGAAATTCGATTAGTATCTGTTTGACTCGTTATAGCATTGACATTTACTATAGTAATCGAAAAATAAAACCTTACAttgataaaaaaaacaataaaaacgaataTCGATACCAGTATTGATGTTGTTTAGTTGATATCGGTCCGATTGCTTTgcgttttatgtttatttttttcgaCATCACCATATAAACTTTATTGAAAACGGCTCTTGTGAATCGAACCGGTATTTCGAgttaaattttacatcaatcaactcgtatcctcgttctaaataaaagccctaaaacatcagtttgtaattcgaaaaaaaacttaactccgttaaactatatttaacgcagactattatcggccaaaaatGGACCAGTTAACCATTAAATACTAATTTCATTCCAATCCTcggggcaaattacataaggatagcaggtagacgagcaacaaactgcgccgccatccctttttgaatagaaaaccctaatctactaaaaacataGCCCtgcccctgaggggtcgaaaagttgctatggaccacacgctgaactctagacaagaaccgaactgcctccggcgccaaagagccgaacgtgtcaaacgccagggggacaaaggcatgctgatta
Coding sequences:
- the LOC110929467 gene encoding cysteine-rich receptor-like protein kinase 28; translation: MSFNSYNTFAELFNTARVSDSGEFDSALSNLTVRLQAEVAGGDSFRKLAVGSVSFGLDSVTIYGMMQYTPDLSKEQCSECLDGAVRELRGCCSGTVAARVFYPNCFVRYSNEHFYNDPLLISVPSKLTRGKKNSTARIIYVVVPVVCVSVGLIGIGIWFFLTKIWQKDGVSKKETASFSTLITKRTLSSTNDTVGMETISVHLCNTILRRLKLQQTTFLKRTRSGRGTRAKGGGDIIWN